In Wolinella succinogenes DSM 1740, a single genomic region encodes these proteins:
- a CDS encoding YfhL family 4Fe-4S dicluster ferredoxin, which yields MSLMITEECIACDACREECPNEAIDEGDPTYMIDPDRCTECVGYYDEPSCVGACPVDAIIPDPDNVESVEELKYKFEQLQNEE from the coding sequence ATGTCGTTGATGATTACCGAAGAGTGCATCGCCTGTGATGCGTGTCGGGAAGAGTGCCCCAATGAGGCGATTGATGAGGGTGATCCTACCTATATGATCGACCCTGATCGATGCACGGAGTGTGTGGGATACTATGATGAGCCCTCTTGTGTGGGGGCTTGTCCTGTGGATGCGATCATCCCTGATCCCGACAATGTCGAGAGTGTTGAAGAGCTGAAGTATAAGTTTGAGCAGTTGCAAAACGAAGAGTGA
- the trpC gene encoding indole-3-glycerol phosphate synthase TrpC produces MILDEIVQKTREELENRKKEYPLEWLGRSLAYNPYMPRDVKKALQSTPERPYRIIAEVKKASPSKGIIREDFEPVSIAKAYELGGADALSILTEPHYFKGNLEYITQVRRYVPMPLLRKDFIIDSYQILEALVYGADFILLIAAALKASELKELLEYARHLGLEVLVEVHNKEDLTKAIWAGADIVGINHRDLQTFEMHMNLCHELIPLIPQGKIIVAESGLSSPKTLEELHGIGVDAFLIGEHFMRQKDVTQALLDIYPLNKK; encoded by the coding sequence ATGATATTAGATGAGATTGTTCAAAAGACCAGAGAAGAGCTAGAAAATCGCAAAAAAGAGTATCCTCTGGAGTGGCTGGGGCGCTCGCTCGCCTATAACCCCTATATGCCCCGCGATGTGAAAAAAGCGCTCCAAAGCACGCCAGAGCGCCCCTATAGAATCATCGCTGAGGTCAAAAAAGCAAGCCCCAGCAAGGGAATCATCCGTGAAGATTTTGAGCCCGTGAGTATTGCCAAGGCCTATGAGCTAGGAGGGGCGGACGCTCTCTCAATTCTCACAGAGCCTCATTACTTCAAAGGGAATCTAGAATACATCACGCAGGTGCGACGCTATGTTCCTATGCCTCTTTTGCGCAAGGATTTCATCATCGATTCCTATCAGATTCTTGAAGCTTTGGTTTATGGGGCGGATTTCATCCTCCTCATCGCTGCCGCGCTCAAAGCTAGTGAGCTCAAGGAGTTGCTCGAATACGCCCGACACTTGGGGCTTGAGGTGTTGGTAGAGGTTCACAACAAAGAGGATCTCACCAAGGCGATCTGGGCTGGAGCGGATATTGTTGGCATCAACCATAGAGACCTCCAAACCTTTGAGATGCATATGAATCTCTGCCATGAGCTCATCCCGCTCATCCCTCAAGGCAAGATCATTGTCGCTGAGAGTGGACTCTCCTCCCCCAAGACCCTAGAAGAGCTTCATGGGATTGGAGTGGATGCCTTTTTGATCGGGGAGCACTTCATGCGTCAAAAAGATGTGACGCAGGCGCTTTTAGATATCTATCCTTTAAATAAAAAATAA
- a CDS encoding tetratricopeptide repeat protein, which translates to MPFFRTFIILVLTLFWGCAGVALESNPKTPVAIQTFEEDGYILLAFDALDRNDPRRAVEIFEMLYKRLGSLEYLKEAIALNVAIGDYLKAREDALIYLEVEPKDMEVRRALIGVFASLNRLPEALAEARRLLGVEKSEENYELMASLYFVKQDYVEAEKYLESAYSLHQDEAILDRLTSTQVLFLKNRDKAIAYLESHSRIKGCSEMVCEKLASLYREKQDLARLEETYKKLYEEFGEERYAKALLEVLLYRKEYDKAILFLERSGVEPEVLLDLYRFTGSLQKAQKQAEHLYAIKHDVTFLGLEAMLQYENAKNQNDPKLLEAIESKLRIYLQERQDHVYLNFLGYLLIDHNVKVEEGIKLVEEALEQLPDSPHYRDSLAWGYYRLGECKRALSEMEKIPLSEIEAEEEMLEHYRLIQKCAKKSSK; encoded by the coding sequence ATGCCCTTTTTTAGAACCTTTATAATTCTTGTTTTGACCCTCTTTTGGGGGTGTGCGGGCGTGGCGCTGGAGAGCAACCCCAAAACTCCCGTGGCGATCCAAACCTTTGAAGAGGATGGCTATATTCTTCTCGCTTTTGATGCGCTTGATCGTAACGACCCAAGACGCGCGGTGGAGATTTTTGAGATGCTCTACAAGAGATTAGGAAGCCTAGAGTATCTCAAGGAGGCCATCGCACTTAATGTGGCGATTGGGGATTATCTCAAAGCGCGCGAAGACGCTCTAATCTATTTGGAGGTGGAGCCTAAAGACATGGAGGTGAGGCGAGCACTCATCGGGGTTTTTGCCTCGCTCAATCGGCTTCCTGAGGCTTTGGCGGAGGCAAGGAGATTGCTTGGCGTGGAGAAGAGCGAAGAGAACTATGAGCTTATGGCCTCACTCTACTTTGTGAAGCAGGATTATGTGGAGGCAGAAAAATATTTGGAGAGCGCCTATTCACTCCACCAAGACGAGGCGATTTTAGATCGGCTCACCTCCACTCAGGTGCTCTTTTTGAAAAATCGAGACAAAGCCATCGCCTATCTCGAATCTCACTCTCGAATCAAAGGCTGCAGCGAGATGGTCTGCGAAAAACTCGCGAGTCTCTATCGTGAAAAGCAGGACTTGGCACGACTAGAGGAGACCTACAAGAAGCTCTATGAAGAGTTTGGCGAAGAGCGCTACGCCAAAGCACTTTTAGAGGTTCTCCTCTATCGCAAAGAGTATGATAAGGCGATTTTGTTCTTAGAGAGGAGTGGGGTGGAGCCAGAGGTTCTCCTAGACCTCTATCGCTTCACAGGCTCCCTCCAAAAAGCCCAAAAACAAGCCGAGCATCTCTACGCCATCAAGCATGATGTCACTTTTTTGGGGTTGGAGGCGATGCTTCAGTATGAAAACGCCAAGAATCAAAATGATCCCAAGCTCCTTGAAGCGATTGAATCAAAGCTCCGAATCTACCTGCAGGAGCGCCAAGATCATGTCTATCTCAACTTCCTTGGCTACCTTCTCATCGATCACAATGTGAAGGTGGAAGAGGGCATTAAACTCGTAGAAGAGGCGCTAGAGCAACTTCCCGATTCTCCTCATTATCGAGATTCTTTGGCTTGGGGCTACTATCGTCTAGGAGAGTGCAAGCGTGCGCTAAGCGAGATGGAGAAGATTCCTTTGAGTGAGATTGAGGCCGAAGAGGAGATGTTAGAGCACTACCGATTGATTCAAAAATGCGCCAAGAAAAGTTCCAAATAG
- a CDS encoding YkgJ family cysteine cluster protein, whose product MSTLIIQEGFLFAFAPEACQKCGGFCCCGESGYIFLTPQEMEGIAAFLGMELERFGALYLKKVGTRYSLIEKREKGGKGYACIFFDEEAKECMIYEHRPKQCRDFPFWESNRGQNLDEVIQQCPFLEPL is encoded by the coding sequence ATGTCAACTCTAATCATCCAAGAGGGATTTCTTTTTGCTTTTGCCCCTGAGGCTTGTCAAAAATGTGGCGGCTTTTGCTGCTGTGGCGAGAGTGGCTATATCTTTCTAACCCCTCAAGAGATGGAGGGAATCGCCGCCTTTTTGGGAATGGAGCTAGAGCGTTTTGGCGCTTTATATCTCAAAAAAGTGGGCACTCGCTACTCGCTTATTGAGAAGAGAGAGAAGGGGGGCAAGGGGTATGCCTGTATCTTTTTTGATGAAGAGGCAAAAGAGTGTATGATATACGAACATAGACCTAAACAGTGCCGCGATTTTCCCTTTTGGGAATCCAACCGAGGCCAAAATCTTGATGAGGTGATCCAGCAATGCCCTTTTTTAGAACCTTTATAA
- a CDS encoding tRNA1(Val) (adenine(37)-N6)-methyltransferase, which yields MQIYQPLCGYAYNSDTLFLYHFALPLIKERSRALEIGSGSGILGLLCARDRGLELVMVEREREMAIYSEQNARINAIEAKVMERDFLSLQIGELAPFDLALSNPPFYHRNVLKSQNPSILAARYEENLPLKECLLQLKRFLKPRGSFIFCFDAKQSDRVFFELKEKGFNPETVRFVHPRITKEATLIMVQARLSSKSPLKVLPPLVVYEGEDYSSEAKSIFKAARTHSIKCQL from the coding sequence ATGCAGATCTACCAGCCACTCTGTGGATACGCTTACAATAGCGATACGCTCTTTTTGTATCATTTTGCTCTTCCTCTGATCAAGGAGAGGAGCAGGGCGCTTGAAATTGGTTCAGGGAGCGGAATCCTTGGACTTCTGTGCGCTAGAGACAGGGGCTTGGAGCTTGTGATGGTGGAGCGAGAAAGGGAGATGGCGATCTACTCTGAGCAGAACGCTCGAATCAACGCGATTGAAGCCAAGGTGATGGAGCGCGATTTTCTCTCACTCCAAATAGGGGAGTTGGCTCCTTTTGATCTCGCGCTCTCCAATCCCCCCTTTTACCATCGCAATGTTTTAAAGAGTCAAAACCCCTCCATTTTGGCGGCACGATATGAGGAGAATCTCCCCCTTAAAGAGTGCCTTTTGCAGTTGAAGCGCTTCTTAAAACCAAGGGGAAGTTTCATCTTCTGTTTTGACGCCAAGCAGAGTGATCGTGTCTTTTTTGAGCTCAAAGAGAAGGGTTTTAATCCTGAAACGGTGCGCTTTGTTCACCCTAGAATCACTAAGGAGGCGACGCTTATTATGGTGCAAGCCAGACTCTCCTCCAAAAGTCCGCTCAAAGTTCTCCCACCCCTAGTGGTCTATGAGGGCGAGGATTATTCTAGCGAGGCAAAATCGATCTTCAAAGCGGCAAGGACGCACAGTATCAAATGTCAACTCTAA
- the kdsB gene encoding 3-deoxy-manno-octulosonate cytidylyltransferase: MILIPARLASTRFPRKIVQEILGIPMIVRVAKRAMEVDSTVVASDSLEVVEICRHHGIEAILTSKDHASGTDRIAEAARILELPPHEVILNVQGDEPFLEPEVIASLKEKMQEASLGDSPPFMASAYKKVSQEEASDPNLVKVVLDNHSCALYFSRSPIPFWRDCTESTPLFYRGHLGLYAYTGSSLQAFCALPSSPLEEIEKLEQLRALSHGHKILMIEVETRSFGIDTPQDLNRALKIFGDS; this comes from the coding sequence ATGATTTTAATTCCTGCCCGATTGGCTTCCACCCGCTTTCCTCGCAAAATCGTCCAAGAGATTCTAGGCATTCCCATGATTGTACGAGTGGCCAAAAGAGCGATGGAGGTCGATTCCACGGTGGTGGCAAGCGATTCGCTAGAGGTGGTAGAGATCTGTCGGCACCATGGAATCGAAGCGATTCTCACCTCCAAAGACCACGCCAGCGGCACCGACCGAATCGCCGAGGCGGCAAGAATCTTGGAGCTCCCTCCCCATGAGGTGATTCTTAACGTCCAAGGGGATGAGCCCTTTTTGGAGCCCGAAGTGATCGCCTCCCTCAAAGAGAAGATGCAAGAGGCCTCCCTAGGTGATTCACCCCCCTTCATGGCAAGCGCCTACAAAAAAGTCTCCCAAGAGGAGGCAAGCGATCCTAACCTTGTCAAAGTCGTTCTGGATAATCACTCCTGTGCACTCTACTTCTCTCGCTCCCCTATCCCCTTTTGGCGCGATTGCACCGAATCGACTCCCCTTTTTTATCGGGGTCACTTGGGACTCTACGCCTACACAGGTTCAAGCCTCCAAGCCTTTTGCGCGCTTCCCTCTAGCCCTTTAGAAGAGATTGAGAAGCTAGAACAGCTACGCGCCCTCTCCCATGGTCACAAGATTCTCATGATTGAGGTGGAGACTCGATCTTTTGGGATCGACACGCCCCAGGATTTGAATCGCGCCCTTAAAATTTTTGGAGATTCCTAA
- a CDS encoding LysR family transcriptional regulator, with the protein MSLKQMECVVAVAKLRSFTKAAAKLKVAQPSLSQSIQAVEKQVGVPLFDRSTFPITLTHAGEVYVAKANAIIELYKDLNTQMCDVIGSDKGPLRLGFSQTGYQFIPTALAKFCKRFPCADLRVVQVFSTLKLEKMLSEGDIDIATLVLPLSSPEIDYKIIKENQAFLALPITHPLSQKAIREAQDSPSVSLEELKEERFILPKSTQRSRPIFDEIFRKAGFEPKIFCETETFDIANAIVASGVGACFTLPQFIKEDKQDKVVLFHVDEPLLARTVVLAYRKDKHLSKMACEFLTIARSL; encoded by the coding sequence GTGAGTCTTAAGCAGATGGAGTGTGTGGTGGCGGTTGCAAAGCTGCGGAGCTTCACAAAGGCAGCCGCTAAGCTAAAGGTGGCTCAACCATCCTTAAGCCAAAGCATTCAAGCGGTGGAAAAGCAAGTGGGTGTGCCACTATTTGATAGGAGCACTTTTCCCATCACGCTGACTCATGCGGGGGAGGTGTATGTCGCCAAGGCTAACGCCATTATAGAGCTTTATAAAGATCTCAATACGCAAATGTGCGATGTGATAGGCTCGGACAAGGGGCCATTGCGGCTTGGATTCTCTCAGACGGGCTATCAATTCATCCCCACGGCTCTAGCCAAATTTTGTAAAAGATTCCCCTGTGCCGATCTTAGGGTGGTGCAAGTCTTTTCCACGCTCAAGCTGGAGAAAATGCTAAGCGAGGGCGATATTGATATTGCGACGCTCGTTTTGCCCCTCAGTTCACCTGAAATTGATTATAAAATCATCAAAGAAAATCAAGCCTTTTTGGCGCTTCCCATCACGCATCCTCTTTCTCAAAAAGCTATTCGAGAGGCTCAAGATTCTCCTAGCGTCTCTTTGGAGGAGCTAAAAGAGGAGCGTTTCATTCTGCCCAAGAGCACTCAAAGAAGTCGGCCAATTTTTGATGAGATTTTCAGGAAAGCAGGCTTTGAACCAAAGATTTTTTGTGAGACGGAGACTTTTGATATCGCCAATGCGATTGTTGCGTCAGGTGTTGGAGCCTGTTTTACGCTTCCTCAATTTATCAAAGAGGATAAGCAGGACAAAGTAGTGCTTTTCCATGTGGATGAGCCCCTGCTGGCTAGGACAGTGGTCTTGGCTTACCGAAAGGATAAGCATTTGAGTAAGATGGCTTGCGAGTTTTTGACGATTGCTAGAAGTCTATAG
- the sdhA gene encoding 8-methylmenaquinol:fumarate reductase flavoprotein subunit, which yields MSEQFTRREFLQSACITMGALAVSTSGVDRAFASSSLPINTSGIPSCDVLIIGSGAAGLRAAVAARKKDPSLNVIVVSKVMPTRSATTMAEGGINGVIDFSEGDSFALHAYDTVKGGDFLVDQDTAMKFAEHAGEAIHELDYIGMPFSRDKNGKVDKRYAGGASKIRCNFSADKTGHILTHTCLDDALKNGVKFLMDHQLLDIGVDNGRCEGVVLRDIRTGTIAPVRAKSVVLATGGYTRVFWNRTSTPYIATGDGAASAMRAGVAFKDPEMLQFHPTGVCHGGVLITEAARGEGGILLNNQGERFMKNYAKKMELAPRDIVSRSIETEIREGRAFGKGMEAYVLLDVTHLGKEKIMRNLPQIRHIGLLFENMDLVEKPIAIRPTAHYSMGGIDVMGLESMSTAIPGLFAAGEAACVSIHGANRLGGNSLCDTVVTGKIAGTNAASFASSAGFGSGTHLHDLTLKWMSRFKEVANGKGEVNEMYAIREELGAVNWDNMGVFRTESRLVALEDKHNELQARYDALRIPNTNPVFNTAFTEYVELGNILLASRAARMGAEARKESRGSHYREDYIKRDDANFLKHSMVTMDSNGKLHLGWKDVVVTQFKIEERKY from the coding sequence ATGAGTGAACAATTTACCCGAAGGGAGTTTCTTCAGTCTGCCTGTATAACCATGGGTGCACTGGCTGTGAGCACAAGTGGGGTTGATAGGGCTTTTGCCTCCTCTTCCCTCCCCATCAATACCTCTGGCATCCCCTCCTGTGATGTCCTTATTATTGGATCTGGCGCCGCTGGCCTCAGAGCTGCTGTCGCAGCAAGAAAAAAAGACCCTAGTTTAAATGTCATCGTGGTGAGCAAGGTTATGCCCACCCGAAGCGCCACCACAATGGCTGAAGGTGGAATCAACGGAGTCATTGATTTTAGCGAGGGGGACTCTTTTGCCCTGCATGCCTATGACACCGTCAAAGGGGGTGACTTTCTTGTTGATCAAGACACCGCAATGAAGTTTGCTGAACATGCTGGAGAGGCTATCCACGAGCTTGACTATATTGGAATGCCTTTCTCTCGTGATAAAAATGGCAAAGTGGACAAGCGATACGCAGGGGGTGCCTCCAAGATTCGCTGTAACTTCTCAGCCGATAAAACAGGTCACATCCTAACTCACACTTGCCTCGATGACGCTCTCAAAAATGGAGTCAAATTCCTCATGGACCATCAACTTCTTGATATCGGCGTCGATAATGGTCGCTGTGAAGGGGTGGTCTTGCGTGATATTCGAACGGGCACTATCGCTCCTGTTCGAGCCAAATCCGTTGTCCTAGCCACGGGCGGCTATACGCGCGTCTTTTGGAATCGAACTTCAACCCCCTATATTGCCACAGGGGATGGGGCGGCTTCAGCCATGAGGGCAGGGGTTGCTTTTAAAGATCCAGAAATGTTGCAATTCCACCCCACAGGCGTTTGTCATGGAGGTGTTTTGATCACCGAGGCGGCCCGTGGTGAAGGGGGTATTCTACTCAACAACCAAGGCGAGCGATTCATGAAAAACTACGCCAAAAAAATGGAACTCGCTCCTCGAGATATTGTCTCTAGATCCATCGAGACAGAGATTCGCGAAGGTCGAGCCTTTGGTAAGGGAATGGAAGCCTATGTATTGCTAGATGTCACCCATCTTGGCAAAGAAAAAATCATGCGAAATCTACCACAGATTCGACACATTGGGCTCCTCTTTGAAAACATGGACCTTGTCGAAAAACCCATTGCCATTCGACCCACGGCACACTATTCCATGGGAGGAATTGATGTGATGGGACTAGAGAGTATGTCAACAGCAATTCCTGGGCTATTTGCCGCAGGAGAAGCGGCTTGCGTCTCCATTCATGGAGCCAACCGCCTAGGCGGAAACTCTCTATGCGACACAGTGGTCACGGGAAAAATCGCTGGCACGAACGCCGCAAGCTTTGCAAGTTCAGCAGGTTTTGGAAGCGGAACACACCTCCATGATCTCACCCTCAAATGGATGAGTCGCTTCAAAGAGGTGGCCAACGGAAAAGGCGAAGTCAATGAGATGTACGCCATTCGCGAAGAGCTTGGAGCAGTCAACTGGGATAACATGGGCGTCTTCCGCACCGAATCAAGATTAGTGGCCTTGGAGGATAAGCACAACGAGCTTCAAGCCCGCTATGATGCCTTACGAATCCCCAACACCAACCCCGTGTTCAATACCGCCTTCACTGAATATGTAGAGCTTGGAAACATCTTGCTTGCCTCTCGCGCCGCCAGAATGGGAGCTGAAGCACGCAAAGAATCACGAGGCTCTCACTACAGGGAAGACTACATAAAGCGTGATGATGCAAACTTTTTGAAGCATAGCATGGTCACCATGGATTCCAATGGCAAGCTACATCTAGGCTGGAAAGATGTGGTGGTCACCCAATTCAAAATTGAGGAGAGGAAATACTAA